The region CAACAGAATTCTGGAAGACCGTAACCGGGAAATTGCAGAAAAAAGCGACGAACTATCTGCTGCACTTACCAAAATCCAAAAACAGAACAAACAAATTACCAAGAGTATAAATTATGCTCAAAGTATACAAACCGCCATGCTGCCTGAAAGAAAAGAACTGAACAAATATATTCCTGATTCATTTATATTCTTTAAACCACGTGATATTGTAAGCGGTGATTTTTATTGGTTCCGTAAAGCACAGAAGAAGTTCGATATTCAAAAAATATTTAATATTTCACGTAAAGAAGAGTTTTCGCCATTGCAAAAAGACGACTATTTTCTCATATCAGCGGTCGATTGTACCGGCCATGGTGTCCCCGGAGCTTTTATGTCAATGATCGGATATAATTTACTTGATGACATTACAGATAAAGGCATAAGCCGGCCGGATCTTATTCTGGAGCAATTGCATCAAGGTGTACAGGTGGCCCTTAAGCAGGAAGTAACGGAAAATAAAGACGGTATGGATCTGGCTTTTTGCCAGATTGATATTGAAAACAAAAAATTGAGATTTGCCGGAGCTAAAAACCCTTTGGTTTATATTCAAAATGATGAAATCTTTCAGCTGCAAGCAGATAAAATCCCAATTGGGGGTACCCTGGTTAAGGATCCAAAGTTTTCATTACAGGAAATTGACATTCAGAATGACACATATTGTTATATTTTTTCAGATGGTTTTATAGATCAATTTGGAGGCCCAAAAGGGCGCAAATATATGGCAAAAAAATTCAGAGCTTTGTTGTTGGAAATACATAAGCGGCCAATGGAAGAGCAAAGGGAAATACTTGAGCTAACCATTGACACCTGGATGGGCGAAAAATATGCACAAATAGATGACATGCTTGTTATGGGTTTTAAATTAACTCCTGATCTGCTTAACATATAAGTTTCTTATCGTTAATCAGGTAAAATATTATATTCGTCAAAATCTCGTAACAAAATTGTGAATGAAAAGTTAAAGAATATAGCACAACCCTTTAAAATTGTTATATTGGCACAGTTAATCAGTATAATAACCTTAAATTAAGAATATTTATGAAAAAACTAAGTTTACTTTTCGTAGGACTGTTGCTGGGAATGGCAACAATAGCACAACCGGTGGTTGATAATGCCATTATTCCGGTTGCTGTTAACCTTAATTCAATTCTAAGACTTAATGTAACATCAGGTGGTAACATTGAGTGGACAGTGAACACCATTGACCAATATCAAAATGGTATAGCAACTGGTCCAAGATATCAAACAGACTTTACAGTTGCATCCTCTGTTGATTTTGATATTAATCTTTATGCGGAAGATGCCACCCTTCTTGGAACAGATGATGTAAACAACACAATGTCACTAGACAACATTGGTTACGATGTTGTGAGCACTGGTGGTGGTGCTGACGGAACGAACTGGAACCTTCCAGGAACTGTCGCTGCACTTACTAACGCCGCCGTCCCTGTTGTTACCAGTATTGGTGGTTTTGGAGCTGGTGATATTACGCAAAATGCTTTCCAGATACAGTGGGAAATGGGTACAAGTGGTACTGGTATGAATGGTAGTTCCCTCTTACAGCAATCTATTGCACCAGATAGATATACGACTAATGTATTTTTAGTATTGGTTCCACAATAGTATTCAAATATAAAGCAATGCAGTATTTTTCATACTGCGTTGCTTTCATTTTCACCCCAAAAAAACAATGGTTTTGAAAAAGGTATTGTTTACGCTTTATATATTTATTTTTACATTCAATGCCATTGCTCAAAACAATGTAACTACACGAGTTATTGTAAAAACGGGCAACTATGTTGAATTTTATGTAAACCATCTGGATGATTATGAAAATGGCATGTCTCTGGAAAACTATACAACATTACAAATAGAATATAACGACACTGTTTCTGGCGGCATAGCGAATCCATCAGGTCCGGGTTGGGAGCTCAATGTGAGAGCCATGAGCGCAAGTATAGAGTCGATAGATTCTGGTGAAACATTACCTTTAGATTTAGTAGAGTTTAGAGTATTTCATGAGAGCGCAACTAACACATTCACTTTAAACTCAACAGATACAGAAATAGCAACCGGAACCGACAGAGTTAATTATGTTGCAGATGTTATCATAAGCTATGATATTGGGAAGACGAATCCAATTAATATAGTATCTAACGAGAGGTTTGTTGTGGAACTTATGTTTACAATAAAAACTAAGGATTAAATTGAATATTAAAAAATTCATAGCACTTTTTTTTTGGCTAATGCCGCTTCTGGCAACTGGCCAATTTTCTTTTTTAGACGATCCTTATGGAGATATCCAATTAGAGTTTTTACGAGATAAAATTGAAACGAAAAAGGCCGAATCGTTTTTCAATGTCTTAAAAATAAAAAACCCAACAGACAGACGCTTACAATTCAATGCTCACCTGACTTTACCGCGGGGATGGGGTTTGATGGTCGATGCAAGACAAACAATTACCCTTAACCCAAAAGACTCAGTTTTACTACCTATAAGAGCAAGTATTTCACCAAATGCAAAAGGTGAAATTGGATATGCTGTTGTTGCTACTTTAACCGATAATAAGGGGAAGTCATTTAAAAACGAATATAGTTTTGTAAATATTCCCAAAACAAACAAAATCAAATTCAGGCCCGCTCAAAGAACACTCTATTTTAATAATGCCACAAACAAAGCTAAAATGGAGTTTAATTGCATTAATCAGGGAAATGTAGATGAAGTAGTCTACCTTGAGTTTAATTACGACAAAGGAATTGGGATGCCAAATGGTGCTAATCAATCTTACAAGACTGAGTTTTTGTTATCACCAAATACAGACACTACATTGAGCTTTGATATGAAATATCTTAATCAGAGCAATGAAACTTATGGTGACCGGAAAAATTATCGCGTGCATATTAAAACTTACACCAGAGACACAGCATTTGAAAATGCGTTATGGATAAAAAAAATCAATCAAGAATATGAAAATTATATACCTGACCGCAACAGGTTATTGATTGTTGAATTATCGGCTCTCAATATTTTCTCAGACTATGACCCAATCTATAATGCTGATTTAAGAGGAAGTTTTCTAACAAAAAAAGCAGGTAGCGTTTTCTATAGATTCCAAACAATGGGCAAGCGCTTTTATGAAGACCCATGGCTTTACTCCCGTATACGTGTAAGATACGATTATAAAAACCTTCTTTTAAAATTAGGGGATGTAAATGAAAGTATTGACCAATCACTTTTTGGTCGCGGTGCTTCAGCACATATCACATACAAAAAACAAGAATTAAAACTAACAGCCACAAGAAACTTATTTAACAAAGCCGATCAAGCCGGGGCATTGTTAAGAATAAAACCCTATGGAGAATCATATGTAGAAGCGGGTGGAATTTACGCTACAAACGCTGACTTAAAGCAGGACAACTATTTAGGTGTATTCGGTTTTTTTGTCCCTTTTTTCAATAATGTGAGATTTTATATTAGAGGCGGAATCAGTGAAACCTATTTTACAGACTTTGGCAACAAATCGGTTATGGGTTATGGTTCTCAGGCAAATATTAGCTACAATAGTAAAAAAATAAATTTTAGAAGTACCTTTCAGTATGGCGACAGGCATTATAAAGGTTATTTCGCTGGTAGACTTAAAAGCTATAACCAGGCCAATATTGGCATCACCAAAAGAATGCGTTTAACAGTAACAGGAAACTTATTTTATAACAATCCACCTGTATACGATGGTTATAAATTACAGGAAGACCTTTATTTTAATTCACTATACTCCTTAGCACAGTTAAATTACAATCTTAATCCAACTTTTACCTTATACGGTGGGCCACGCCACGAACTTAAATGGTCAAATAACTTCTTTAATTTTGATCGAACAAGTGAACTATCTGTACCCACCACATACCTAACAGCAGGCGTTAGAATTAGGAGTCAGAACACAACAGTTACAGCTAATTTAAAAGGAGCTGCAGGTTATACCTATTCATCGGTCGATAGATTTGCCGTCAGTAATCCAATACTTAAAAAAAACCACCGTTATCCTAGCTTTGAACTTGGTGTTAATTTACGTGGAAGGATTTGGAGTATTTATGCAAGTTATTATGATGGCCCTTATACATTAAATCAACATTACGAGAATATTTATTTTAATATAGATAACCGTTTAGTGCGGATATTGCCACAGATAGGCTTCTTTGTTTACAAAGATTATATAAAAATTGAAAACCGCTCAACCCTAAACTTTGACCTGGCTTCCAAAAGTACCCGATATAATATTAATACAATCGTATCTGGCTATCCAGGTAAAGGATGGCGGCTCCAGTTAATTAACACCATTGGATACCAATCTTCTTATGATGAAGTTGTAGAAGAAAAGTATACATTTAGCAACACCTATTTTGAGTTCAGAGTGCAGAAAAAATTCGGGTTTAATCAGCCCAGAGTTCAATACCATGATTTGCGACTAATCTTCTTTAAAGACTTAAATGGTGATGGCAAAAAAAGTAAAGATGAACCTGGTATCGAAAATGTACTCGCCAAAATAAACGTTGATCATACAGTAAATGATTCAATGCAACAAATAGGGAATATGAATGAAGGAGGCTTTTATGCAACTGAGCTTTTATCTGATATTAAAGGTTTGGTTAAATACGATAATATCCCAGGAGGTTTTTATACAGTAAATTATGTTTCTCTCGGTAAAATGCAGGGTAATTACACAAGTGATAAAAGCCAGCAAAAGTTCATAATGGATGACGATAAAACTATTTATATACCTTATAAAGAAAACAACAAAATATTTGGTTCAGTTATATTAAACAGGTCAAAACTATCGAATTTGGGTAATATATCGCCTGCCAATGTTAAAATTACAGCCACCGATAGTAAAGGAAATGTGTACTCTACGCTTACGGATAAGAATGGAGATTTTATTCTTTATGTACCAAATGTGGATAAATACAAAATTCACATGAATAACATCTTTTATGAACATTTCAACCTGGCACAAAATGACTTTACCGTTGAGCTAAACGGCTACAAACAGTTTGAAATAAACTTTATACTTAACGAGAAACGACGTCGAATTAGCTTCAGCAACAACCTCGATTTTGCCGAGCAGGATCGTAATGTGCGCGTTATCAGGCGCACCAACCTGGGCGGATCGGTGAAAGATGCTGCCACATTTAAACCTATTAAAGCTGAAGTGAAAATTATTGATAGTGAAACCGGAGAGGTCGTCAGCGAAGCCAGAACAGATGGAAAAACAGGAAAATTCTACGTATCGTTCCTGGCCGGCGAGAACTACAAGCTTGTAGTCACCTCAGATGGGTATTGGTTCTATGCAGAGAACCTGCCTTCAGGTCAAATTACCACTTTCCAGAACATGAAACGCGAAATCATGCTCGATTATATCACAGTAGGTTCAAAAGTGAACCTGCAGGCCATTACATTTGAGCCCGATAGCGACCAGCTATCACCAGAATCAATGGCCGAACTCGATCGTCTTGCAGGCATCCTGAAAGACAACCCGGGAATTGAGCTTGAAGTTGTCGGGCATTGCGACGACATTGAAGCCATTGAAAACATTGAGGTAGCAGAAGAACGCGCCCGTACCGTAACAAGCTACCTGATGAAACAGGGTATTAAGAACATAAAATTCAGTAGTGCAGGTAATTCACAACCTGTATCTGCCGGAAATACAGAAGAAGAACGTGCTAAGAATCGCCGCGTGGAGGCAATTGTGATTAGTAAATAATTGAAGTTTTTGGGATAAAATTTAACTTCCATCCCTCACTTATAATATTCCCGGCCAAAGCCTCATGTTAACAGGAGCTTTCTTTACCTCTGCCGTGAATAGGCGGGCAAATTATCTGACTATCCGAAAAAGTCTGTTGATTTTAGAGTGGAATTAAGTTATACCCCAGTTTTCCTGTTTTGTGCACCACATCGACGCCCTAAAAATGCACCACTGATTATCAGCCTATTGTGGGTTTTAAATTAATATTTTGGGTGTCCCGTCCTATTTTGCTCAATAGAATTAAACTATGTTGCATAGACCCAGGTATCCGTGATGAATAATTTCTCATATCCTTTTCCTTGATGAAAAGGATCAAAAATCAAGACCAAATTACGCTTCATCCCGCTCTGTTCAATGAATTAAATGGCATATAAAAGCTGGGCAAGCCTCTTTTATACCATTTATATCCATTGAACATTCACCCCTGCGCTGGCCCGCCAATTTGGTCTGGCCAACCCGCCCTGGGTCTTGTCGTTGATCAGCAGTAAAAAGTTTGCCAGCTAGCCGCATGAAGAAAAATGTGTTAAGAACCGAGCCATGACATGATCCTACACATACAACAATAATTGCAAGGTATATATATACAAGTAACCTACAAACAAGATTTAACCGGTTCATGGCGAGCTACATTCGACAATTAAAATTAACTATAACCGAATGAAAATCTACTTGTTATGGTGTCAAAGTTTGCGCTGTTTGAGCTCCGATTTTTTCTAAAAAATCGGAGTGAGTTCGTAAACTTTAGCCATAAGGAGTGGATTTTTAGCATTTTTCTGTAAGCGGCGGTTTTTTTTGTGCCGCCCTTCGGTCGCCAAAGGCTTGCCGCAGGTGAAACGCTGGCGCTTTGGCGACACGCGGTTGCCTACTTTTTTTGACCTGAAGCAAAAAAAGTAGGGTTATGCCAAAATTGGGTGCCCCATTGCACAAAACAGGAGGAGCTTTCTTTACCTCTGCCGTGAATAGGCGGGCAAATTATCTGACTATCCGAAAAAGTCTGTTGATTTTAGAGTGGAATTACGTTATACCCCATTTTTGGGGCGTCATGGAGAATAAATATTGAGAAAAACACCTACAATCAAGAATTATAGGCAATAAAAGTAAAGGGTAGTCCGTACAATGAGGCCAGCTCCTCTCCTACGTCCTGCATATCCTCATCATCTTCATGATAATGCCATTCAATAATAAGTGCTTTTGCTTGCTCTTTAATCTGGCACAAACACTCAAAAAAACTCTTAAACACCTTTGTTGTTGAGGAATTAAAATACTCAAGATTAAAAACAACTTTTGTTTGAGGTTGTGGATTATTGGCATATTGTTTAATCCAGGTTATAACTGGCTCATAAAACAGCAAAGCATCTTCTGGCCGTGATTTACCGGTGAATTTCATTATACCATCCTCCGCATCTAAATAGATTTCGGGTGACTGCCTGGTTGCTTTGATGGTTAATGGTTTCATAAACTATATAATATTTTTCCGGGGTGTTAACTTTTCATTTACATTTCAAAGGTATTAAATTTTTCTAATTTATGCATCGGCTAATTGAAGCCGGTTAAAACAGAAACAAATAAAAAACTCGCCGATCATTCGTGAATTTCTAAAACAAACTTTGGAGCAAGCTTCCACAAATCGGCATGACCACATTCACATTTTTGTAATTGCTGACCAGCCATACTGTATGTGTAAAAAAATTCGTATTTAGGAATAAAAAAGCCTACAGGAGCCCTCCTAAATGGATTCTGAGAAATTAAATGGGAACTATCAGAAGATAAGTAGCGGGAAATTTGTTGATGAAATATACTGGTAACCTGGTTAAAAACAGACTCAGATGAGAAAACAGGTTTATTAATATAGTTGACTTTAAGGGCAAGATCAACTATATATCTTTTCTTCAAATACTTCTCTCCTCTTTGAATCACATCATTACGGTTTATATCTCCTCGAATAACTCCTTTAAGCATATTTTCAAAGTCTTTTTTAGTATACATGGAAGCCACAAATCCCATTGCTAAAGATTCACCTAAAGGGCTCTCAAGCCAGTTTAACAGTGTATCTTTAAAGGTATTGACTTTATGAGCCGTACTATCAAATATAGAATTAACAAAAAACTTTATTTTTTCAGGATCGGGCATTGGTCTGCTGGCATCCACGGGAGAAAAGGCAAATATAGAATCAACTAGCTGTGGCTCTTGTGTGTATAATTCTCCTGCCACTAACGTTCCGTAACTATGTGCTATCAGATTCAACGAAGATATTTTAAGTTTTCCAGCAATTAAGGCTATATCGCTGGCAATTTTTTCAGTTGAATATTTTGACCTGTTCTTATTAATAAACCGCTGAATTTTTGGGTCATTTTCGCCTATGATACCTTCCAGAGCTCTATCATCAACACCCCGGTAACCAATCAACAATATGTTGTACTTTTTTAATAAGCTATCAATTTCAAAAGAAAACCTAATATTAGATCTGCCGGGGCCTCCATTGAGCACCACCAGCCATGAATTGGCAGAATCCGGACAAAAACTTAAAAAAGGTAATGCATATTTGCCTTTCGTATGATTCACAAAGCCATAGGTTGCTTTATGATGATTAAAGCTTCCTTCCTCCTGAATTAGCTCAATATCTTTTCCAAAGGGAAGTATCTCTTCATTAAAAGGATTACGTATTTGGGCAAATAGGAATTGAACGGTCAGCAATAAAAACAATATGAAAACAGACCTCAATACCAAAATATTTATTTATTACTAATAAGCAATTAAATTAATTGGAAGTTCTACCAATGCACCATATGAATCTCCTGCTTCCTCCATATCCTCGTCATCTTCCATGTAGTACCAGTCTATTTTTACAGTGCCACCATCTTCTTTAATGCGCTCAAAGAAAGTAAGAATATCTAAAATCTGCTTTGCTGATGCAGAGTTAAAATAATCGAATTTAAACTTCACATGTGTCTCATCATTAGGATCTTTCACATAGTTTTCAAGCCAAATAAGAACTGGGCTGTAAAACTCTTTAACATCCTCCGGCAATGACTTACCACCAAATTCAAATCGCCCGTTTTCTTTATCAAGAATTACTTCCGGTGATTCATCTGTTGGTTCAATAATTAATGGATCCATGAGTATTTATTTTATTTTATAATCAGCTATGTTAATGAACTCCAAAATTAATCTTTATTAAAAAAATACGAAAATAAAAGATCAATAATTACTAAATCATCCTGTTGCTTTAGGCACTTAAATTAATCAATATCCTTTAATTTTAAAAGTTATAGCAATAAAAAGCGTACTTTTTCACATCACTATCTGGTAAATTTATACTTATTGCCATATAATGTAATAATAGAATCCTCCGTTGGGGTTGACAAAATATAATATCGCGTTTGTGCTTCGTTATATGATGAAAATAAGCCTAAGCCGTTACTCATATTGCTCACTGTAGTTTGGTTGTCGGAAAAACCAGTATATGCATTTCCTGTTATTTGAGCCAGAGCTAAGTCACTGTTCCCGGCTGTAGCATGGTAGGCTACATCTACAAATTTACGTTCTACTGCATTTACTGTATCTCCATTTTGCAATACATCTCGTTCTATAGCATCATAAAACACCCCGCAAGACTGATAAAATGCCTTAATTCCGCCGTTTGATGGCTGCGTTTCATAAGTATTCCCGACTGAAAAAGTAAATTCTCTGAGTGTGGTATCATAATCACCATTCATATTCACTATTTCGCGATACCTTCCAATTCCAATCACCCTATAAGCCTGACTATTATCTGGTTTATTTATTTCAACCTTAAATCGCTCTTCCTCATATGCAATAT is a window of Salinivirga cyanobacteriivorans DNA encoding:
- a CDS encoding OmpA family protein — protein: MNIKKFIALFFWLMPLLATGQFSFLDDPYGDIQLEFLRDKIETKKAESFFNVLKIKNPTDRRLQFNAHLTLPRGWGLMVDARQTITLNPKDSVLLPIRASISPNAKGEIGYAVVATLTDNKGKSFKNEYSFVNIPKTNKIKFRPAQRTLYFNNATNKAKMEFNCINQGNVDEVVYLEFNYDKGIGMPNGANQSYKTEFLLSPNTDTTLSFDMKYLNQSNETYGDRKNYRVHIKTYTRDTAFENALWIKKINQEYENYIPDRNRLLIVELSALNIFSDYDPIYNADLRGSFLTKKAGSVFYRFQTMGKRFYEDPWLYSRIRVRYDYKNLLLKLGDVNESIDQSLFGRGASAHITYKKQELKLTATRNLFNKADQAGALLRIKPYGESYVEAGGIYATNADLKQDNYLGVFGFFVPFFNNVRFYIRGGISETYFTDFGNKSVMGYGSQANISYNSKKINFRSTFQYGDRHYKGYFAGRLKSYNQANIGITKRMRLTVTGNLFYNNPPVYDGYKLQEDLYFNSLYSLAQLNYNLNPTFTLYGGPRHELKWSNNFFNFDRTSELSVPTTYLTAGVRIRSQNTTVTANLKGAAGYTYSSVDRFAVSNPILKKNHRYPSFELGVNLRGRIWSIYASYYDGPYTLNQHYENIYFNIDNRLVRILPQIGFFVYKDYIKIENRSTLNFDLASKSTRYNINTIVSGYPGKGWRLQLINTIGYQSSYDEVVEEKYTFSNTYFEFRVQKKFGFNQPRVQYHDLRLIFFKDLNGDGKKSKDEPGIENVLAKINVDHTVNDSMQQIGNMNEGGFYATELLSDIKGLVKYDNIPGGFYTVNYVSLGKMQGNYTSDKSQQKFIMDDDKTIYIPYKENNKIFGSVILNRSKLSNLGNISPANVKITATDSKGNVYSTLTDKNGDFILYVPNVDKYKIHMNNIFYEHFNLAQNDFTVELNGYKQFEINFILNEKRRRISFSNNLDFAEQDRNVRVIRRTNLGGSVKDAATFKPIKAEVKIIDSETGEVVSEARTDGKTGKFYVSFLAGENYKLVVTSDGYWFYAENLPSGQITTFQNMKREIMLDYITVGSKVNLQAITFEPDSDQLSPESMAELDRLAGILKDNPGIELEVVGHCDDIEAIENIEVAEERARTVTSYLMKQGIKNIKFSSAGNSQPVSAGNTEEERAKNRRVEAIVISK
- a CDS encoding DUF1987 domain-containing protein; translation: MKPLTIKATRQSPEIYLDAEDGIMKFTGKSRPEDALLFYEPVITWIKQYANNPQPQTKVVFNLEYFNSSTTKVFKSFFECLCQIKEQAKALIIEWHYHEDDEDMQDVGEELASLYGLPFTFIAYNS
- a CDS encoding alpha/beta fold hydrolase yields the protein MRSVFILFLLLTVQFLFAQIRNPFNEEILPFGKDIELIQEEGSFNHHKATYGFVNHTKGKYALPFLSFCPDSANSWLVVLNGGPGRSNIRFSFEIDSLLKKYNILLIGYRGVDDRALEGIIGENDPKIQRFINKNRSKYSTEKIASDIALIAGKLKISSLNLIAHSYGTLVAGELYTQEPQLVDSIFAFSPVDASRPMPDPEKIKFFVNSIFDSTAHKVNTFKDTLLNWLESPLGESLAMGFVASMYTKKDFENMLKGVIRGDINRNDVIQRGEKYLKKRYIVDLALKVNYINKPVFSSESVFNQVTSIFHQQISRYLSSDSSHLISQNPFRRAPVGFFIPKYEFFYTYSMAGQQLQKCECGHADLWKLAPKFVLEIHE
- a CDS encoding DUF1987 domain-containing protein; the protein is MDPLIIEPTDESPEVILDKENGRFEFGGKSLPEDVKEFYSPVLIWLENYVKDPNDETHVKFKFDYFNSASAKQILDILTFFERIKEDGGTVKIDWYYMEDDEDMEEAGDSYGALVELPINLIAY